A genomic stretch from Bacillus sp. E(2018) includes:
- a CDS encoding YwqG family protein, which yields MTLSLPKALEPYRKDIENTVVPFVSIQATRQSTEVKDSKIGGSPYLPEGFSYPEDSSGVPMALLCQLNFEEIPHLEHFPQTGILQFFLSKNDDVMGMDFDNPTNQSNFRVVYHENSALSHTSGSYVPTDTEEEQLPFNGEYRLSFSLSKEALGVSDFQFEESYESIDMDQATGGKNMWGEETLYDLFCEHVENMGHKIGGYAYFSQTDPRDYGTQFDDYRITLLQIDTDDEGENDIMWGDAGVGNFFITKEDLINKDFSRVLFNWDCH from the coding sequence ATGACTTTATCACTTCCAAAAGCATTAGAACCCTATCGAAAAGACATTGAGAACACAGTTGTTCCTTTTGTTTCTATACAAGCAACGCGTCAGTCTACCGAGGTAAAGGACAGTAAAATTGGAGGATCACCTTACTTGCCTGAAGGATTTTCTTATCCTGAAGATTCATCTGGTGTTCCGATGGCTCTTCTCTGCCAACTAAATTTTGAAGAAATCCCTCACCTCGAACACTTCCCACAGACAGGGATTTTGCAATTCTTTCTTTCTAAAAATGATGATGTGATGGGAATGGATTTTGATAACCCTACAAATCAAAGTAACTTCCGTGTGGTTTATCATGAGAACTCAGCGTTGTCTCACACATCTGGTTCTTATGTTCCCACAGATACAGAAGAGGAGCAGCTTCCTTTTAATGGAGAATACCGTTTATCTTTTTCCTTGTCAAAAGAAGCCCTTGGTGTAAGTGATTTTCAATTTGAAGAAAGTTATGAATCTATTGATATGGACCAGGCTACTGGTGGAAAAAACATGTGGGGAGAAGAAACTCTTTATGACCTTTTCTGTGAACACGTTGAGAACATGGGACACAAAATTGGCGGATACGCGTACTTTTCACAAACAGATCCACGGGATTATGGAACGCAATTTGATGATTACCGCATTACTTTGCTTCAAATCGATACAGATGACGAAGGTGAAAACGACATCATGTGGGGAGATGCTGGTGTAGGTAACTTTTTTATTACGAAAGAAGATTTAATAAACAAAGATTTTTCTCGCGTTTTATTTAACTGGGATTGTCATTAA
- a CDS encoding alpha/beta fold hydrolase — MTEKHSVMTEAQPFYFEGNKVGILISHGFTGSTQSMRPLGEAYAKAGYTVCGPRLKGHGTHYEDMEKTTYHDWIASIEEGYQWLNERCDTIFVTGLSMGGTLTLYVAETFPNIKAIIPINAAIDIQDMENMQHSNQRFLDAIGSDLKNPNVQELAYDKTPVQSLKEIVLLMKKVKESLHTVTCPALIFVSTEDHVVPPDNSQIIYDAISSRNKQIIYLKNSYHVATLDNDQQLIIDETLKFIDKMCNKVNA; from the coding sequence ATGACAGAGAAGCATTCTGTAATGACTGAAGCTCAACCTTTTTACTTTGAAGGAAACAAAGTGGGTATATTAATTTCTCATGGCTTTACTGGTTCTACCCAGAGTATGCGCCCTTTAGGAGAGGCATACGCTAAGGCAGGATATACAGTTTGTGGTCCTAGGCTTAAAGGGCATGGAACCCACTATGAGGATATGGAAAAGACTACATATCATGATTGGATTGCTTCCATTGAAGAAGGTTACCAATGGCTCAATGAACGTTGTGACACCATTTTTGTAACGGGTCTCTCTATGGGAGGAACACTTACATTATACGTTGCAGAAACATTTCCAAATATTAAAGCGATCATTCCGATCAATGCGGCAATCGACATCCAAGACATGGAAAACATGCAACATTCCAACCAACGATTTCTAGATGCCATCGGTTCGGACTTAAAGAATCCGAATGTACAAGAACTTGCCTATGACAAAACTCCGGTTCAATCTTTAAAAGAAATTGTATTGTTAATGAAAAAAGTAAAAGAAAGTCTTCATACTGTGACTTGTCCCGCACTCATTTTTGTATCAACAGAAGATCATGTTGTACCACCTGATAACTCTCAAATCATCTATGATGCCATTTCATCCCGAAACAAACAGATAATTTATTTGAAGAACAGTTATCATGTGGCTACACTCGACAATGACCAACAGCTTATTATTGATGAAACACTAAAGTTCATAGATAAAATGTGTAATAAAGTTAATGCGTAA
- a CDS encoding DinB family protein: protein MVHVKYLLADQLLANANDASWYKPFNESVENLSEEEAFWKPNHDCHSIAEIAQHLLYWNKTWQTRYNESHVQAVPSIGDNDKSFVIPEHQSFSQIKHQLLDVLLQWQNLLSEEKVESEVNGFPVPAKWWEIIGNAATHNAYHIGQIIMIRKLQKSWKVDKVEVK from the coding sequence ATGGTGCATGTGAAATATCTTTTAGCCGATCAACTGTTAGCCAATGCCAACGATGCCAGCTGGTATAAGCCATTCAATGAATCAGTTGAAAACCTATCAGAAGAAGAAGCTTTTTGGAAGCCGAACCATGACTGTCACAGTATTGCTGAAATTGCTCAGCATCTTCTTTATTGGAATAAGACGTGGCAAACCCGATACAATGAATCGCATGTTCAAGCAGTACCTTCAATTGGGGATAATGACAAAAGTTTTGTGATTCCAGAACATCAAAGTTTCTCACAGATAAAACATCAACTCCTAGATGTTCTTTTGCAATGGCAAAATTTACTCTCAGAAGAGAAAGTAGAAAGTGAAGTAAATGGTTTTCCCGTCCCTGCAAAATGGTGGGAAATCATCGGGAATGCAGCTACACACAATGCGTACCACATCGGACAGATTATCATGATCCGAAAGCTGCAGAAAAGTTGGAAAGTGGATAAGGTAGAAGTTAAATAG
- a CDS encoding rRNA adenine N-6-methyltransferase family protein, with amino-acid sequence MKFLSFLAQYISNPRSVGAILPSSSYLADKMVKSINFEQARYILEYGPGTGVFTEKLLQNRKPKTTIILFESNEDFYKILVQKYKEVDNLYIYNGSAEKVDWYLEKCGIPYVDYVISGLPFASLPKAVSHRILFKTSKVLRKNGKFVTFQYSNVMKAYIEQFFSKVEVSIEVRNVPPAMVLCCSLEEEKMEGTYAI; translated from the coding sequence GTGAAATTTTTATCCTTTTTAGCACAGTATATAAGTAATCCCCGATCAGTAGGAGCCATTCTTCCAAGTTCAAGTTATCTAGCTGATAAAATGGTAAAGAGTATCAATTTTGAACAGGCAAGATACATTCTAGAATACGGACCGGGTACGGGTGTTTTTACCGAAAAGCTGCTACAAAATCGTAAGCCTAAAACGACTATCATCTTATTTGAAAGCAATGAGGATTTCTACAAAATACTTGTACAGAAATACAAAGAGGTGGATAATCTCTACATATACAATGGGTCAGCTGAAAAGGTTGACTGGTACCTTGAAAAATGCGGTATTCCCTATGTAGATTACGTCATATCAGGACTTCCCTTTGCCAGCTTACCTAAGGCTGTTTCACATCGTATTCTGTTTAAAACTTCTAAAGTGTTAAGAAAGAATGGAAAGTTTGTTACGTTTCAATATTCAAACGTAATGAAAGCCTATATTGAACAGTTCTTTTCAAAAGTGGAAGTAAGTATTGAGGTACGAAATGTGCCACCTGCTATGGTATTATGTTGTTCATTAGAAGAAGAAAAGATGGAGGGGACTTATGCAATCTAG
- a CDS encoding response regulator transcription factor yields MQSRVLIVDDDSDIRNLISVYLENEGMYTVQSENAIDALEQLEKKDFDLIILDIMMPEMDGIQACMRIRQERNMPIIMLSAKAEDLDKIQGLAAGADDYLSKPFNPLELMARVKSQLRRYRKYNQDTDSSREIIEIGDLKINTETRQVWVRGNDVRLTPKEFSILELLARNKGIVMSIEKIYEAVWQEDFYKSDSTVMVHITKIREKIEEDPKRPIYIKTVWGVGYKI; encoded by the coding sequence ATGCAATCTAGAGTCTTAATCGTTGATGATGATAGTGATATCCGGAATTTGATTTCCGTTTATTTAGAAAATGAAGGAATGTATACGGTTCAGTCCGAAAATGCAATAGATGCGTTAGAACAATTGGAGAAAAAGGATTTTGATCTTATCATATTAGATATTATGATGCCTGAGATGGATGGCATACAAGCGTGTATGAGAATAAGGCAGGAGAGAAATATGCCGATTATTATGCTCTCTGCCAAGGCTGAAGATTTGGACAAGATTCAAGGATTGGCTGCTGGTGCAGATGATTACTTATCCAAACCGTTTAATCCTTTGGAATTAATGGCACGTGTTAAATCCCAGCTCAGAAGATATCGAAAATACAATCAAGATACTGATTCAAGTAGGGAAATCATTGAAATTGGAGATCTTAAGATCAATACAGAAACCCGTCAAGTATGGGTGAGAGGGAATGATGTCAGACTCACACCGAAAGAGTTCTCTATTCTAGAACTGCTTGCCCGTAATAAAGGCATCGTGATGAGCATTGAGAAGATATATGAAGCGGTATGGCAAGAAGATTTCTATAAGTCAGACAGTACTGTCATGGTTCACATAACAAAGATAAGAGAAAAAATTGAAGAAGATCCGAAGAGACCCATCTATATCAAAACGGTTTGGGGAGTCGGCTATAAAATATGA